A single genomic interval of Alistipes provencensis harbors:
- a CDS encoding BACON domain-containing protein, whose product MKRLFRLFPVFALLTGVWACSDDKTSEVRINDGTEFLSLDYLARSGKITVTAPGPWSITLPEEGGGNDWFTLSPLSGPEGYSEIEVTLEANAGEARSALLTFVCEGKSYPFQLSQSAKDAGFDSPDYYFYAAFGTMPALYSGLHLLSHDKPSYFFYERPQTYDPKLFPDYATVFTAANPNAGATTEEIYAMSEQMKRRILEINAEDPTAVFGLYVTDLVCRAGYDWFVGQGIDSARVKVTMLSDGTGTYNNFHTFFGDPATAEQNWNDYAAQVEALDWDHGGRYPETRAPQSLVSDEWIAYLSTRPNYRLMLQNASLMESSGPFMTEKLAEMKMESVQPYELLTALPENAKQEFYRMANFSYDQFKALFDASPKGNLIILGTSHTTDESRQQQAAYVRRIMDQYGSEYDVFFKPHPADNSSSDYEERFPGLTLLPGQMPFEIFVWSLLDEVNLIGGYPSTTFLSVPLDKVGFLFATDAASLPRPLNLLFSDAPNVEWMQQP is encoded by the coding sequence ATGAAACGACTATTTCGCCTTTTCCCGGTGTTCGCCCTCCTGACGGGAGTGTGGGCCTGCTCCGACGACAAGACTTCGGAGGTCCGCATCAACGACGGCACCGAATTCCTGTCGCTCGACTATCTGGCCCGCAGCGGCAAGATCACCGTCACGGCCCCCGGTCCGTGGAGCATAACCTTACCCGAAGAGGGGGGGGGAAACGACTGGTTCACACTCTCGCCCCTGAGCGGTCCGGAGGGCTACTCGGAGATCGAGGTCACGCTTGAGGCCAACGCCGGTGAGGCGCGCAGCGCCCTCCTGACTTTCGTCTGCGAAGGCAAAAGCTATCCGTTCCAACTCTCGCAGAGCGCCAAAGACGCGGGATTCGACTCCCCGGACTACTATTTCTACGCCGCATTCGGCACGATGCCGGCCCTCTATTCGGGACTGCACCTGCTCTCGCACGACAAGCCGAGCTACTTCTTCTACGAACGTCCCCAGACCTACGACCCGAAGTTGTTCCCCGATTACGCCACGGTTTTCACCGCCGCGAACCCCAACGCCGGAGCCACTACCGAGGAGATTTACGCAATGAGCGAGCAGATGAAACGCCGCATTCTGGAGATCAATGCCGAGGACCCCACGGCCGTATTCGGGCTCTATGTCACCGATCTGGTCTGCCGTGCGGGCTATGACTGGTTCGTCGGGCAGGGCATCGACTCGGCCCGCGTGAAGGTGACGATGCTCTCCGACGGCACGGGAACCTACAACAACTTCCACACCTTCTTCGGCGACCCCGCCACGGCCGAGCAGAACTGGAACGACTACGCCGCTCAGGTCGAGGCCCTCGACTGGGACCACGGCGGCCGTTATCCCGAAACCCGGGCCCCGCAAAGTCTCGTTTCCGATGAGTGGATCGCCTACCTGTCGACGCGTCCCAACTACCGGCTGATGCTCCAGAATGCCTCCCTGATGGAGTCGTCGGGGCCCTTCATGACCGAAAAGCTGGCCGAGATGAAGATGGAGAGCGTCCAGCCCTACGAGTTGCTGACGGCCCTTCCGGAGAACGCCAAGCAGGAGTTCTACCGCATGGCAAACTTCAGCTACGACCAGTTCAAGGCCCTGTTCGACGCCTCGCCGAAAGGGAACCTCATCATCCTCGGCACGAGCCACACCACCGACGAGAGCCGCCAGCAGCAGGCCGCCTATGTCCGGCGCATCATGGACCAGTACGGCAGCGAATACGACGTGTTCTTCAAACCCCACCCGGCGGACAACTCGTCGTCCGACTACGAAGAGCGGTTCCCGGGACTGACGCTCCTGCCGGGACAGATGCCGTTCGAGATCTTCGTCTGGTCACTGCTCGACGAGGTGAACCTCATCGGCGGCTATCCCTCGACGACGTTCCTCTCGGTGCCGCTCGACAAGGTCGGATTCCTCTTTGCGACCGACGCCGCGAGCCTTCCCCGGCCGCTGAACCTGCTCTTCAGCGACGCCCCGAACGTGGAGTGGATGCAGCAGCCGTGA